Below is a window of Syntrophorhabdaceae bacterium DNA.
TCAGGGCGGTCAGAGAGGACGGAACGGAGGTCTTTTTCGACGCGGACACCATCCTTCTGGCCCTGGGCCTGAAAGAGAACCTGGAACTTGCCGACAAGCTGAAAGGCAAAGCGGCAGAGGTGTATGTGGTCGGTGAAAGCGCTGGAGGCGGAGGCAAGAAAAGGCTCAGAGAGGCCATGAACTCCGGCCGCGACGTTGGCGCAAAGATATAGAAGATAAAGAGCCGCCCCGGTGTGCCGCATGAGCTGGCATGCCGGGGACCGGTTGTTAGAAAAGGAGTGGACTGTGAAGATCAAGAAAGTTGGAGTTGTGGGTTGCGGGTTCATGGGCGGCGGCATCGTTCAAGTCTGTGCCGTGGCAGGATATGATGTGGTGACCACCGATATCTCTGATGACGCGGTCAACAGAGGGATAGGCGCCATAAAGGACAGACTCGCGAAGAAGGTGAAGAAGTCAGAGATGACACAGCAGCAGATGGATGACACAATGGGCCGCATCAAGGGGTCTTCTGACGTCAATATATACAAGGACTGCGACCTCGTCATAGAGTCTGTTTTCGAGGATATGGAACTGAAGAAGAAGCTCTTTGCAGACCTTGACAAGATCTGCGAGCCCAAGACGTATTTTGGAACGAATACCTCCTGTCTTCCCGTCATTGACATGGCAATGGCCACCGCACGGCCGGAAAGGGTTGTGGGTATACACTTCTTTACCCCTCCCCCGCTTATGCCTCTCGTCGAGATCATGGAATGCGTCAAGACGAGCAAAGAGACGATGGACATGGCCGTTGAATTCGGAAAGAGCGTAGACAAGGCCGTGATCGTTGCCAAGGATACCCCGGGCTTCATCGTCAATGCCCAGATGATACCGAATGTGCTCAATGCCGTCCGGATGCTCGAAAGCGGGATAGCGACCGCTGAGGATATCGATCTGGGAGCCGTCAAGGGTCTTTCACACCCTATCGGACCCATAGCACTGGCGGATTTTTTCGGCCTCGATGTGCTCTATGCGATCAGCACGCACATGTATGAGGAAACCAAGGACCCGATGCTGAAGCCCCCGTTGATACTGAAGCGCATGGTCATGGCCAAAATGCTCGGCCGCAAGACGGGAAAAGGTTTTTACGATTATTCGTCCAGGTAGAGCCTGATCGCAGATGGGCAGATCCCGTCCGCGTGTGTTCGGAAAGGAATGATAAGTCAAGAATGATAGCGAGATAATATGAGCCGGTCCGTGACCCCGAAAAAACCTTCCTACTCCCACCTTAACGGGCCGGCTTCGCTATCTGCAATTAATGTGCAGCATCACCCCCATGTCAAAACAGCATGGGTGAGACAACATTGAGGAGGATGACATGAGTAACGAGGGCGTACAGAAGGCATATAGCGGATGCGCGCTGTGTTATCACAGCTGTGGTGTCGAGGTGACCATAGAGAACGGCAAGGCCATAAAGGTCGAGGGTCAGAAGAACCATCCCCTCAACAACGGCAAACTCTGCCCCAAAGGCCAGGCGATGATAGAGCATCTCTATCATCCCGACAGGCTCAAATACCCCCTGAAGAAGGTGAACGGCGAGTTCGTGAGGGTCTCCTGGGAGGAGGCCATGTCGGAGATAGCGGCAAAGCTGGACGAACTGAGGCAGAAATACGGCCCCTCCGCCCTTGCGTTCTTCTGCGGCTCCATCGGCGTCGAGAACCTTGAGATGATATCCCTGACCCACCGGTTCAAGGGCGCCTTCGGTTCCCCCAACTTCTTCTCCGTGGAGTCCATATGCTACCGCATGAGGATAAGGGCCCGCCAGATCACCTTCGGGAAGTACCCCGTGGAGGAGATGGACTCGAAGCTCTACATCCTCTGGGGCCACAACCCCGGTGCATCGGACTTCCCCCTGTCGCTCGCCATCGAGGAGAACCTGAAGAAGGGCGCCAAGATCATCGTCATCGACCCGAGGCGCATCCCCATCGCCGACAAGGCGGAGATGTACGTCGCCATAAGGCCGGGTACAGACGGGGCATTGGCCCTTGCCATGATGAACGTCATCATCAACGAGAAGCTCTACGACAAGGAGTTCCTCGACCAGTGGACATA
It encodes the following:
- a CDS encoding 3-hydroxyacyl-CoA dehydrogenase family protein, which produces MKIKKVGVVGCGFMGGGIVQVCAVAGYDVVTTDISDDAVNRGIGAIKDRLAKKVKKSEMTQQQMDDTMGRIKGSSDVNIYKDCDLVIESVFEDMELKKKLFADLDKICEPKTYFGTNTSCLPVIDMAMATARPERVVGIHFFTPPPLMPLVEIMECVKTSKETMDMAVEFGKSVDKAVIVAKDTPGFIVNAQMIPNVLNAVRMLESGIATAEDIDLGAVKGLSHPIGPIALADFFGLDVLYAISTHMYEETKDPMLKPPLILKRMVMAKMLGRKTGKGFYDYSSR